Proteins from a genomic interval of Trifolium pratense cultivar HEN17-A07 linkage group LG6, ARS_RC_1.1, whole genome shotgun sequence:
- the LOC123892820 gene encoding mediator of RNA polymerase II transcription subunit 33B-like isoform X1: protein MNPLQWNEQVNEAVTKRLQLWQQRSNESPMTWVTELIEYLNSVGVELPSCELVELLVSQICSENGKDHPSMWKFLHQALTSRLVFPLQLISLLSYKVFRCRNFHPHAYALFLPLLHQHVFNFHPIASHSCNNKIIKSIDSVLHFSETFKIHDLELGHVFVLFFFNIIIALIDSTLNDWGLQVTFNERSCLVPKGDQYMEIDHNVMHNFKKGDYHEQIRKRNAITALEVLGRLSESRKATILLQSVLLNMPENFNCLLQRLQFLESLELASSELKLVNQVLRKVSTRIRGVSHFDYSLNKHQVVGMIVDVGSCKALLNSKYRSCWVPLDIYMENAMNSRQIPIKSAIEVLTEGIKTLQIFNQASWHETFLALWLSALRLVQRVETGPYLIFCFHGSINQITNIPPLSYGALQERDPPEGPIPHLEARLCMLLSIVPLAIVNVLRDDTENNLSTVPVPMRSQYKPEMKSDGSIKLGLTSSVQVLGHFSGLLCPPALVVDAANQAAKKAASFIYNSMNEKGESFTSIHANANTKAGGNLRHLIVEACIARNLMDTSVYFWPGYVSTSVMSLSDSSPLEKSPWLTFMDGTPLNNSLINALTATPASSLAEIEKLYYIALNGTEVERPAAAKILCGASLSRGWYIQEHVVRYVVKLLASPVPHSHSGTWGLLVDNMSMLSAVLRGASCVDTVHILSLHGVVPTVAASLLPLCEAFGSITPTPNSTGDEPSTSVYMAFSLAFLFLIRLWKFCTPPLDQCITEGGIAVGGLEYLLTLHNNCVMSSQDKLKSNQNLLDSAFKPVSIDSFPKLRALYCQYKSCVASTLSGISTGNSSHQTASVILSMIYQKMSKGGISSSNCSSPNSSNACSSLINSGDDALQRPVLPAWEVLEALPFVLEAILTACVHGRLSSRDLTTGLRHLVDFLPASIAAIIDYFSSEVTRGVWKQVPMNGTDWPSPAAVLQSVESEIKAILTHVGVEVPNCSSGGSPVMLPLPMAALVSLSITFKLDKSLEYIHAITGAALENCASGCPWPSMPVIGSLWAQKVRRWHNFIVVSGSRSVFRHNNESVAQLVRSCFTSFLGVLSGSNSKLTAECSVNGLLGSSITAPGAIPFVAPGFLYLRSCRNIHNVQYLNDVIVGLVTEYSNELAGIRASSGSSRLKSNETSISLAAQSAKDMATLGASLLCAAGGIQLVQELYKETIPTWLLSSRDVKRKNDNVVSYILEGYAIAYLLTQSGAILWGVGTKLPSSKLSRRNRIIGVHLDFLAEVMERKISLSCNPLTWKTYVCCLVGLMVSFAPAWLQEVKVDTLRKLARGLSRWNEHEQALSLLQRGGTAAMGALAELVNVIDFEHKKPCS, encoded by the exons ATGAACCCGTTACAATGGAACGAACAAGTGAACGAAGCGGTTACAAAGAGGTTACAACTATGGCAACAAAGGAGCAATGAATCACCAATGACATGGGTAACTGAGTTGATTGAGTATCTTAACTCGGTTGGAGTTGAGTTACCAAGTTGTGAGTTAGTTGAACTTTTGGTTTCTCAAATTTGTTCTGAAAATGGAAAGGATCATCCTTCAATGTGGAAGTTTCTTCATCAAGCTCTTACTTCTCGTCTTGTTTTTCCTCTTCAATTGATTTCGCTTTTATCTTATAAGGTTTTTCGTTGTCGCAATTTTCATCCTCATGCTTATGCTCTTTTCCTTCCACTTCTTCATCaacatgttttcaattttcatccaaTTGCTTCACATTCCTGCAATAACAA AATAATTAAGTCCATTGATTCTGTCCTTCATTTTTCTGAAACATTCAAAATTCACGATCTGGAGCTAGGACATGTATTTGTGCTGTTCTTTTTTAACATCATCATTGCTTTGATTGATAGCACATTAAATGACTGGGGATTACAAGTGACCTTTAATGAAAGATCGTGTTTAGTCCCAAAGGGCGACCAGTATATGGAAATTGATCATAATGTGATGCACAATTTTAAAAAAGGTGATTATCATGAACAGATACGGAAGAGGAATGCCATCACAGCCTTAGAGGTATTGGGAAGACTAAGCGAAAGCAGAAAAGCAACGATTCTTCTGCAGTCTGTTCTCTTAAACAT GCCTGAAAATTTCAATTGCCTCCTGCAGAGGCTTCAATTTCTTGAATCCCTTGAATTAGCATCATCAGAATTAAAATTAGTAAATCAAGTCCTTAGAAAAGTGTCTACCAGGATCCGTGGGGTTTCTCATTTTGATTACTCCCTAAATAAGCATCAGGTGGTTGGGATGATTGTTGATGTTGGATCATGTAAAGCATTGTTGAATAGCAAATACAGATCTTGTTGGGTTCCTTTAGACATTTATATGGAGAATGCTATGAATTCTAGACAGATTCCTATCAAATCAGCTATTGAGGTGCTTACAG AAGGAATCAAGACACTTCAAATATTTAACCAGGCTAGCTGGCATGAAACCTTTTTGGCACTTTGGCTTTCAGCCCTCCGGCTTGTGCAGCGAGTTGAGACTGGTCCAtacttaattttttgttttcatggaagtattaaccaaataactaataTTCCTCCTCTCTCTTATGGTGCATTGCAGGAGCGTGATCCTCCTGAAGGTCCTATTCCCCATCTTGAAGCACGTTTATGCATGCTTTTATCTATCGTCCCTTTGGCAATTGTGAATGTTCTACGGGATGACACTGAAAATAATCTGTCTACCGTTCCAGTTCCTATGAGATCACAATACAAACCTGAAATGAAGAGCGATGGTTCTATTAAACTTGGGCTGACTTCATCTGTTCAAGTCCTTGGGCACTTTTCTGGCCTTCTTTGCCCTCCTGCATTAGTTGTTGATGCAGCCAATCAGGCAGCTAAAAAAGCAGCGAGTTTCATTTATAATTCAATGAATGAAAAGGGTGAATCTTTCACCAGCATTCATGCTAATGCCAATACAAAAGCAG GTGGGAACTTGAGGCATCTCATAGTGGAAGCTTGTATAGCAAGGAATTTAATGGATACATCAGTGTACTTTTGGCCTGGTTACGTGTCTACATCTGTTATGTCTTTGTCAGATTCATCGCCACTAGAAAAATCTCCATGGTTAACATTTATGGACGGAACCCCGTTAAACAATTCTCTTATAAATGCCCTTACGGCAACACCTGCCTCAAG CCTAGCGGAGATAGAGAAGTTATACTATATTGCATTAAATGGAACGGAGGTGGAAAGGCCTGCAGCTGCAAAGATTCTGTGTGGTGCATCCCTCAGCCGTGGATGGTATATTCAG GAACATGTGGTCCGCTATGTAGTCAAACTACTGGCTTCTCCCGTACCTCATAGTCATTCTGGAACTTGGGGCCTCTTGGTGGATAATATGTCCATGCTAAGTGCTGTCCTCCGTGGAGCTTCCTGTGTTGATACAGTTCATATACTTTCTTTACATGGTGTA GTTCCCACAGTTGCTGCTTCTTTATTGCCGCTTTGTGAAGCATTTGGCTCAATTACACCGACTCCAAATAGCACAGGCGATGAGCCTTCAACATCAGTTTACATGGCTTTTTCTTTAGCATTTCTTTTCCTCATTCGTTTATGGAAATTCTGTACACCCCCTCTTGACCAGTGCATCACAGAAGGAGGAATTGCAGTTGGAGGTTTGGAGTATCTTTTGACATTGCACAATAACTGTGTCATGTCTTCCCAAGATAAGCTTAAAAGCAATCAAAATCTCTTAGATTCTGCATTTAAACCTGTATCTATCGATTCATTTCCAAAATTAAGGGCCTTGTATTGTCAATACAAATCTTGTGTTGCTTCAACCCTTTCTGGTATTTCTACTGGAAATTCCAGTCATCAAACTGCTAGCGTAATCTTAAGCATGATTTACCAAAAGATGTCTAAAGGTGGTATTTCATCAAGTAATTGTTCATCACCAAATAGCAGTAATGCATGTAGCTCTCTCATAAATTCTGGTGATGATGCTCTTCAAAGACCTGTGCTCCCTGCATGGGAAGTACTAGAAGCTCTTCCTTTTGTCCTAGAAGCAATCTTAACTGCTTGTGTTCATGGGAGGCTTTCATCGCGAGACTTGACAACAG GTCTGAGACACCTTGTTGATTTTCTTCCAGCGTCAATTGCTGCCATTATTGATTACTTTTCTTCAGAAGTTACTCGTGGTGTATGGAAACAAGTTCCAATGAATGGAACTGATTGGCCTAGTCCTGCAGCAGTTCTTCAGTCAGTGGAATCAGAAATAAAAGCTATACTAACTCATGTTGGCGTTGAGGTTCCAAACTGTTCATCTG GAGGCTCACCAGTAATGCTTCCATTACCAATGGCAGCTCTTGTCAGTTTATCCATTACTTTTAAACTTGACAAGAGCCTGGAGTACATCCATGCTATCACCGGAGCTGCTTTGGAAAATTGTGCATCAGGTTGCCCTTGGCCTAGCATGCCTGTTATTGGCTCTCTGTGGGCACAAAAGGTTCGCCGCTGGCACAACTTCATTGTCGTATCCGGTTCCCGCTCTGTGTTCAGACATAACAATGAATCTGTTGCTCAGCTGGTGAGAAGTTGTTTCACCTCATTCCTTGGAGTATTGTCTGGTTCAAACTCAAAGTTGACTGCTGAATGTAGTGTGAATGGTCTGTTGGGTAGTTCTATTACTGCCCCTGGTGCCATTCCTTTTGTTGCACCAGGATTCCTTTATCTTCGATCCTGTCGAAATATACACAATGTGCAGTATCTGAACGATGTGATTGTGGGACTAGTGACAGAGTATTCCAATGAATTAGCCGGAATAAGGGCGAGTTCTGGCTCTAGCCGCTTAAAGTCCAACGAAACATCAATATCCCTAGCAGCTCAAAGTGCAAAAGACATGGCAACACTCGGTGCAAGTCTTTTATGTGCAGCTGGTGGTATACAACTGGTCCAGGAATTGTACAAGGAGACTATTCCTACCTGGCTGCTGTCATCAAGGGATGTCAAGCGCAAAAATGATAATGTGGTGTCATATATACTTGAGGGTTATGCTATAGCATATTTGTTGACACAGTCGGGAGCAATTTTATGGGGCGTTGGGACCAAATTACCATCATCGAAACTCTCTAGAAGGAATCGCATAATTGGAGTCCATTTGGACTTCCTGGCAGAAGTCATGGAGAGAAAAATTTCCCTCAGTTGCAATCCTCTTACATGGAAAACTTATGTCTGCTGTTTAGTAGGATTAATGGTTAGTTTTGCACCTGCATGGCTTCAAGAAGTGAAGGTAGACACTTTGAGGAAATTAGCACGCGGATTAAGCAGATGGAACGAACATGAACAAGCACTTTCTCTACTACAAAGAGGTGGGACTGCAGCTATGGGAGCTCTTGCTGAACTTGTCAATGTGATTGACTTTGAACATAAGAAGCCATGCTCATAA
- the LOC123892820 gene encoding mediator of RNA polymerase II transcription subunit 33A-like isoform X3: MIVDVGSCKALLNSKYRSCWVPLDIYMENAMNSRQIPIKSAIEVLTEGIKTLQIFNQASWHETFLALWLSALRLVQRERDPPEGPIPHLEARLCMLLSIVPLAIVNVLRDDTENNLSTVPVPMRSQYKPEMKSDGSIKLGLTSSVQVLGHFSGLLCPPALVVDAANQAAKKAASFIYNSMNEKGESFTSIHANANTKAGGNLRHLIVEACIARNLMDTSVYFWPGYVSTSVMSLSDSSPLEKSPWLTFMDGTPLNNSLINALTATPASSLAEIEKLYYIALNGTEVERPAAAKILCGASLSRGWYIQEHVVRYVVKLLASPVPHSHSGTWGLLVDNMSMLSAVLRGASCVDTVHILSLHGVVPTVAASLLPLCEAFGSITPTPNSTGDEPSTSVYMAFSLAFLFLIRLWKFCTPPLDQCITEGGIAVGGLEYLLTLHNNCVMSSQDKLKSNQNLLDSAFKPVSIDSFPKLRALYCQYKSCVASTLSGISTGNSSHQTASVILSMIYQKMSKGGISSSNCSSPNSSNACSSLINSGDDALQRPVLPAWEVLEALPFVLEAILTACVHGRLSSRDLTTGLRHLVDFLPASIAAIIDYFSSEVTRGVWKQVPMNGTDWPSPAAVLQSVESEIKAILTHVGVEVPNCSSGGSPVMLPLPMAALVSLSITFKLDKSLEYIHAITGAALENCASGCPWPSMPVIGSLWAQKVRRWHNFIVVSGSRSVFRHNNESVAQLVRSCFTSFLGVLSGSNSKLTAECSVNGLLGSSITAPGAIPFVAPGFLYLRSCRNIHNVQYLNDVIVGLVTEYSNELAGIRASSGSSRLKSNETSISLAAQSAKDMATLGASLLCAAGGIQLVQELYKETIPTWLLSSRDVKRKNDNVVSYILEGYAIAYLLTQSGAILWGVGTKLPSSKLSRRNRIIGVHLDFLAEVMERKISLSCNPLTWKTYVCCLVGLMVSFAPAWLQEVKVDTLRKLARGLSRWNEHEQALSLLQRGGTAAMGALAELVNVIDFEHKKPCS; the protein is encoded by the exons ATGATTGTTGATGTTGGATCATGTAAAGCATTGTTGAATAGCAAATACAGATCTTGTTGGGTTCCTTTAGACATTTATATGGAGAATGCTATGAATTCTAGACAGATTCCTATCAAATCAGCTATTGAGGTGCTTACAG AAGGAATCAAGACACTTCAAATATTTAACCAGGCTAGCTGGCATGAAACCTTTTTGGCACTTTGGCTTTCAGCCCTCCGGCTTGTGCAGCGA GAGCGTGATCCTCCTGAAGGTCCTATTCCCCATCTTGAAGCACGTTTATGCATGCTTTTATCTATCGTCCCTTTGGCAATTGTGAATGTTCTACGGGATGACACTGAAAATAATCTGTCTACCGTTCCAGTTCCTATGAGATCACAATACAAACCTGAAATGAAGAGCGATGGTTCTATTAAACTTGGGCTGACTTCATCTGTTCAAGTCCTTGGGCACTTTTCTGGCCTTCTTTGCCCTCCTGCATTAGTTGTTGATGCAGCCAATCAGGCAGCTAAAAAAGCAGCGAGTTTCATTTATAATTCAATGAATGAAAAGGGTGAATCTTTCACCAGCATTCATGCTAATGCCAATACAAAAGCAG GTGGGAACTTGAGGCATCTCATAGTGGAAGCTTGTATAGCAAGGAATTTAATGGATACATCAGTGTACTTTTGGCCTGGTTACGTGTCTACATCTGTTATGTCTTTGTCAGATTCATCGCCACTAGAAAAATCTCCATGGTTAACATTTATGGACGGAACCCCGTTAAACAATTCTCTTATAAATGCCCTTACGGCAACACCTGCCTCAAG CCTAGCGGAGATAGAGAAGTTATACTATATTGCATTAAATGGAACGGAGGTGGAAAGGCCTGCAGCTGCAAAGATTCTGTGTGGTGCATCCCTCAGCCGTGGATGGTATATTCAG GAACATGTGGTCCGCTATGTAGTCAAACTACTGGCTTCTCCCGTACCTCATAGTCATTCTGGAACTTGGGGCCTCTTGGTGGATAATATGTCCATGCTAAGTGCTGTCCTCCGTGGAGCTTCCTGTGTTGATACAGTTCATATACTTTCTTTACATGGTGTA GTTCCCACAGTTGCTGCTTCTTTATTGCCGCTTTGTGAAGCATTTGGCTCAATTACACCGACTCCAAATAGCACAGGCGATGAGCCTTCAACATCAGTTTACATGGCTTTTTCTTTAGCATTTCTTTTCCTCATTCGTTTATGGAAATTCTGTACACCCCCTCTTGACCAGTGCATCACAGAAGGAGGAATTGCAGTTGGAGGTTTGGAGTATCTTTTGACATTGCACAATAACTGTGTCATGTCTTCCCAAGATAAGCTTAAAAGCAATCAAAATCTCTTAGATTCTGCATTTAAACCTGTATCTATCGATTCATTTCCAAAATTAAGGGCCTTGTATTGTCAATACAAATCTTGTGTTGCTTCAACCCTTTCTGGTATTTCTACTGGAAATTCCAGTCATCAAACTGCTAGCGTAATCTTAAGCATGATTTACCAAAAGATGTCTAAAGGTGGTATTTCATCAAGTAATTGTTCATCACCAAATAGCAGTAATGCATGTAGCTCTCTCATAAATTCTGGTGATGATGCTCTTCAAAGACCTGTGCTCCCTGCATGGGAAGTACTAGAAGCTCTTCCTTTTGTCCTAGAAGCAATCTTAACTGCTTGTGTTCATGGGAGGCTTTCATCGCGAGACTTGACAACAG GTCTGAGACACCTTGTTGATTTTCTTCCAGCGTCAATTGCTGCCATTATTGATTACTTTTCTTCAGAAGTTACTCGTGGTGTATGGAAACAAGTTCCAATGAATGGAACTGATTGGCCTAGTCCTGCAGCAGTTCTTCAGTCAGTGGAATCAGAAATAAAAGCTATACTAACTCATGTTGGCGTTGAGGTTCCAAACTGTTCATCTG GAGGCTCACCAGTAATGCTTCCATTACCAATGGCAGCTCTTGTCAGTTTATCCATTACTTTTAAACTTGACAAGAGCCTGGAGTACATCCATGCTATCACCGGAGCTGCTTTGGAAAATTGTGCATCAGGTTGCCCTTGGCCTAGCATGCCTGTTATTGGCTCTCTGTGGGCACAAAAGGTTCGCCGCTGGCACAACTTCATTGTCGTATCCGGTTCCCGCTCTGTGTTCAGACATAACAATGAATCTGTTGCTCAGCTGGTGAGAAGTTGTTTCACCTCATTCCTTGGAGTATTGTCTGGTTCAAACTCAAAGTTGACTGCTGAATGTAGTGTGAATGGTCTGTTGGGTAGTTCTATTACTGCCCCTGGTGCCATTCCTTTTGTTGCACCAGGATTCCTTTATCTTCGATCCTGTCGAAATATACACAATGTGCAGTATCTGAACGATGTGATTGTGGGACTAGTGACAGAGTATTCCAATGAATTAGCCGGAATAAGGGCGAGTTCTGGCTCTAGCCGCTTAAAGTCCAACGAAACATCAATATCCCTAGCAGCTCAAAGTGCAAAAGACATGGCAACACTCGGTGCAAGTCTTTTATGTGCAGCTGGTGGTATACAACTGGTCCAGGAATTGTACAAGGAGACTATTCCTACCTGGCTGCTGTCATCAAGGGATGTCAAGCGCAAAAATGATAATGTGGTGTCATATATACTTGAGGGTTATGCTATAGCATATTTGTTGACACAGTCGGGAGCAATTTTATGGGGCGTTGGGACCAAATTACCATCATCGAAACTCTCTAGAAGGAATCGCATAATTGGAGTCCATTTGGACTTCCTGGCAGAAGTCATGGAGAGAAAAATTTCCCTCAGTTGCAATCCTCTTACATGGAAAACTTATGTCTGCTGTTTAGTAGGATTAATGGTTAGTTTTGCACCTGCATGGCTTCAAGAAGTGAAGGTAGACACTTTGAGGAAATTAGCACGCGGATTAAGCAGATGGAACGAACATGAACAAGCACTTTCTCTACTACAAAGAGGTGGGACTGCAGCTATGGGAGCTCTTGCTGAACTTGTCAATGTGATTGACTTTGAACATAAGAAGCCATGCTCATAA
- the LOC123892820 gene encoding mediator of RNA polymerase II transcription subunit 33A-like isoform X2, which yields MNPLQWNEQVNEAVTKRLQLWQQRSNESPMTWVTELIEYLNSVGVELPSCELVELLVSQICSENGKDHPSMWKFLHQALTSRLVFPLQLISLLSYKVFRCRNFHPHAYALFLPLLHQHVFNFHPIASHSCNNKIIKSIDSVLHFSETFKIHDLELGHVFVLFFFNIIIALIDSTLNDWGLQVTFNERSCLVPKGDQYMEIDHNVMHNFKKGDYHEQIRKRNAITALEVLGRLSESRKATILLQSVLLNMPENFNCLLQRLQFLESLELASSELKLVNQVLRKVSTRIRGVSHFDYSLNKHQVVGMIVDVGSCKALLNSKYRSCWVPLDIYMENAMNSRQIPIKSAIEVLTEGIKTLQIFNQASWHETFLALWLSALRLVQRERDPPEGPIPHLEARLCMLLSIVPLAIVNVLRDDTENNLSTVPVPMRSQYKPEMKSDGSIKLGLTSSVQVLGHFSGLLCPPALVVDAANQAAKKAASFIYNSMNEKGESFTSIHANANTKAGGNLRHLIVEACIARNLMDTSVYFWPGYVSTSVMSLSDSSPLEKSPWLTFMDGTPLNNSLINALTATPASSLAEIEKLYYIALNGTEVERPAAAKILCGASLSRGWYIQEHVVRYVVKLLASPVPHSHSGTWGLLVDNMSMLSAVLRGASCVDTVHILSLHGVVPTVAASLLPLCEAFGSITPTPNSTGDEPSTSVYMAFSLAFLFLIRLWKFCTPPLDQCITEGGIAVGGLEYLLTLHNNCVMSSQDKLKSNQNLLDSAFKPVSIDSFPKLRALYCQYKSCVASTLSGISTGNSSHQTASVILSMIYQKMSKGGISSSNCSSPNSSNACSSLINSGDDALQRPVLPAWEVLEALPFVLEAILTACVHGRLSSRDLTTGLRHLVDFLPASIAAIIDYFSSEVTRGVWKQVPMNGTDWPSPAAVLQSVESEIKAILTHVGVEVPNCSSGGSPVMLPLPMAALVSLSITFKLDKSLEYIHAITGAALENCASGCPWPSMPVIGSLWAQKVRRWHNFIVVSGSRSVFRHNNESVAQLVRSCFTSFLGVLSGSNSKLTAECSVNGLLGSSITAPGAIPFVAPGFLYLRSCRNIHNVQYLNDVIVGLVTEYSNELAGIRASSGSSRLKSNETSISLAAQSAKDMATLGASLLCAAGGIQLVQELYKETIPTWLLSSRDVKRKNDNVVSYILEGYAIAYLLTQSGAILWGVGTKLPSSKLSRRNRIIGVHLDFLAEVMERKISLSCNPLTWKTYVCCLVGLMVSFAPAWLQEVKVDTLRKLARGLSRWNEHEQALSLLQRGGTAAMGALAELVNVIDFEHKKPCS from the exons ATGAACCCGTTACAATGGAACGAACAAGTGAACGAAGCGGTTACAAAGAGGTTACAACTATGGCAACAAAGGAGCAATGAATCACCAATGACATGGGTAACTGAGTTGATTGAGTATCTTAACTCGGTTGGAGTTGAGTTACCAAGTTGTGAGTTAGTTGAACTTTTGGTTTCTCAAATTTGTTCTGAAAATGGAAAGGATCATCCTTCAATGTGGAAGTTTCTTCATCAAGCTCTTACTTCTCGTCTTGTTTTTCCTCTTCAATTGATTTCGCTTTTATCTTATAAGGTTTTTCGTTGTCGCAATTTTCATCCTCATGCTTATGCTCTTTTCCTTCCACTTCTTCATCaacatgttttcaattttcatccaaTTGCTTCACATTCCTGCAATAACAA AATAATTAAGTCCATTGATTCTGTCCTTCATTTTTCTGAAACATTCAAAATTCACGATCTGGAGCTAGGACATGTATTTGTGCTGTTCTTTTTTAACATCATCATTGCTTTGATTGATAGCACATTAAATGACTGGGGATTACAAGTGACCTTTAATGAAAGATCGTGTTTAGTCCCAAAGGGCGACCAGTATATGGAAATTGATCATAATGTGATGCACAATTTTAAAAAAGGTGATTATCATGAACAGATACGGAAGAGGAATGCCATCACAGCCTTAGAGGTATTGGGAAGACTAAGCGAAAGCAGAAAAGCAACGATTCTTCTGCAGTCTGTTCTCTTAAACAT GCCTGAAAATTTCAATTGCCTCCTGCAGAGGCTTCAATTTCTTGAATCCCTTGAATTAGCATCATCAGAATTAAAATTAGTAAATCAAGTCCTTAGAAAAGTGTCTACCAGGATCCGTGGGGTTTCTCATTTTGATTACTCCCTAAATAAGCATCAGGTGGTTGGGATGATTGTTGATGTTGGATCATGTAAAGCATTGTTGAATAGCAAATACAGATCTTGTTGGGTTCCTTTAGACATTTATATGGAGAATGCTATGAATTCTAGACAGATTCCTATCAAATCAGCTATTGAGGTGCTTACAG AAGGAATCAAGACACTTCAAATATTTAACCAGGCTAGCTGGCATGAAACCTTTTTGGCACTTTGGCTTTCAGCCCTCCGGCTTGTGCAGCGA GAGCGTGATCCTCCTGAAGGTCCTATTCCCCATCTTGAAGCACGTTTATGCATGCTTTTATCTATCGTCCCTTTGGCAATTGTGAATGTTCTACGGGATGACACTGAAAATAATCTGTCTACCGTTCCAGTTCCTATGAGATCACAATACAAACCTGAAATGAAGAGCGATGGTTCTATTAAACTTGGGCTGACTTCATCTGTTCAAGTCCTTGGGCACTTTTCTGGCCTTCTTTGCCCTCCTGCATTAGTTGTTGATGCAGCCAATCAGGCAGCTAAAAAAGCAGCGAGTTTCATTTATAATTCAATGAATGAAAAGGGTGAATCTTTCACCAGCATTCATGCTAATGCCAATACAAAAGCAG GTGGGAACTTGAGGCATCTCATAGTGGAAGCTTGTATAGCAAGGAATTTAATGGATACATCAGTGTACTTTTGGCCTGGTTACGTGTCTACATCTGTTATGTCTTTGTCAGATTCATCGCCACTAGAAAAATCTCCATGGTTAACATTTATGGACGGAACCCCGTTAAACAATTCTCTTATAAATGCCCTTACGGCAACACCTGCCTCAAG CCTAGCGGAGATAGAGAAGTTATACTATATTGCATTAAATGGAACGGAGGTGGAAAGGCCTGCAGCTGCAAAGATTCTGTGTGGTGCATCCCTCAGCCGTGGATGGTATATTCAG GAACATGTGGTCCGCTATGTAGTCAAACTACTGGCTTCTCCCGTACCTCATAGTCATTCTGGAACTTGGGGCCTCTTGGTGGATAATATGTCCATGCTAAGTGCTGTCCTCCGTGGAGCTTCCTGTGTTGATACAGTTCATATACTTTCTTTACATGGTGTA GTTCCCACAGTTGCTGCTTCTTTATTGCCGCTTTGTGAAGCATTTGGCTCAATTACACCGACTCCAAATAGCACAGGCGATGAGCCTTCAACATCAGTTTACATGGCTTTTTCTTTAGCATTTCTTTTCCTCATTCGTTTATGGAAATTCTGTACACCCCCTCTTGACCAGTGCATCACAGAAGGAGGAATTGCAGTTGGAGGTTTGGAGTATCTTTTGACATTGCACAATAACTGTGTCATGTCTTCCCAAGATAAGCTTAAAAGCAATCAAAATCTCTTAGATTCTGCATTTAAACCTGTATCTATCGATTCATTTCCAAAATTAAGGGCCTTGTATTGTCAATACAAATCTTGTGTTGCTTCAACCCTTTCTGGTATTTCTACTGGAAATTCCAGTCATCAAACTGCTAGCGTAATCTTAAGCATGATTTACCAAAAGATGTCTAAAGGTGGTATTTCATCAAGTAATTGTTCATCACCAAATAGCAGTAATGCATGTAGCTCTCTCATAAATTCTGGTGATGATGCTCTTCAAAGACCTGTGCTCCCTGCATGGGAAGTACTAGAAGCTCTTCCTTTTGTCCTAGAAGCAATCTTAACTGCTTGTGTTCATGGGAGGCTTTCATCGCGAGACTTGACAACAG GTCTGAGACACCTTGTTGATTTTCTTCCAGCGTCAATTGCTGCCATTATTGATTACTTTTCTTCAGAAGTTACTCGTGGTGTATGGAAACAAGTTCCAATGAATGGAACTGATTGGCCTAGTCCTGCAGCAGTTCTTCAGTCAGTGGAATCAGAAATAAAAGCTATACTAACTCATGTTGGCGTTGAGGTTCCAAACTGTTCATCTG GAGGCTCACCAGTAATGCTTCCATTACCAATGGCAGCTCTTGTCAGTTTATCCATTACTTTTAAACTTGACAAGAGCCTGGAGTACATCCATGCTATCACCGGAGCTGCTTTGGAAAATTGTGCATCAGGTTGCCCTTGGCCTAGCATGCCTGTTATTGGCTCTCTGTGGGCACAAAAGGTTCGCCGCTGGCACAACTTCATTGTCGTATCCGGTTCCCGCTCTGTGTTCAGACATAACAATGAATCTGTTGCTCAGCTGGTGAGAAGTTGTTTCACCTCATTCCTTGGAGTATTGTCTGGTTCAAACTCAAAGTTGACTGCTGAATGTAGTGTGAATGGTCTGTTGGGTAGTTCTATTACTGCCCCTGGTGCCATTCCTTTTGTTGCACCAGGATTCCTTTATCTTCGATCCTGTCGAAATATACACAATGTGCAGTATCTGAACGATGTGATTGTGGGACTAGTGACAGAGTATTCCAATGAATTAGCCGGAATAAGGGCGAGTTCTGGCTCTAGCCGCTTAAAGTCCAACGAAACATCAATATCCCTAGCAGCTCAAAGTGCAAAAGACATGGCAACACTCGGTGCAAGTCTTTTATGTGCAGCTGGTGGTATACAACTGGTCCAGGAATTGTACAAGGAGACTATTCCTACCTGGCTGCTGTCATCAAGGGATGTCAAGCGCAAAAATGATAATGTGGTGTCATATATACTTGAGGGTTATGCTATAGCATATTTGTTGACACAGTCGGGAGCAATTTTATGGGGCGTTGGGACCAAATTACCATCATCGAAACTCTCTAGAAGGAATCGCATAATTGGAGTCCATTTGGACTTCCTGGCAGAAGTCATGGAGAGAAAAATTTCCCTCAGTTGCAATCCTCTTACATGGAAAACTTATGTCTGCTGTTTAGTAGGATTAATGGTTAGTTTTGCACCTGCATGGCTTCAAGAAGTGAAGGTAGACACTTTGAGGAAATTAGCACGCGGATTAAGCAGATGGAACGAACATGAACAAGCACTTTCTCTACTACAAAGAGGTGGGACTGCAGCTATGGGAGCTCTTGCTGAACTTGTCAATGTGATTGACTTTGAACATAAGAAGCCATGCTCATAA